A portion of the Suricata suricatta isolate VVHF042 chromosome 11, meerkat_22Aug2017_6uvM2_HiC, whole genome shotgun sequence genome contains these proteins:
- the CCDC88B gene encoding coiled-coil domain-containing protein 88B isoform X3, producing MDGGEGPRLRDFLSGSLATWALGLAGLVGEAEVPEREEEEEGEGPLCPEKRFLHLIDGALLLRVLGIVIPTSRGGPQMLRGHDGPAAQRIHNLNHLWGRLRDFYQEELQLLILSPPPDLQTLGFDPFSEEAVEELEGILRLLLGASVQCEHRELFIRHIQGLSLEVQSELAAAIQEVTQPGAGVVLALAVREPGELEPQELEMLLRSLMGTLLRLARERDMGAQRLAEMLLERQAAPLLPEAPARTPLEAPSHHLALQLANTKAQLRRLQQELEEKAELLLDSQAEVQGLEAEIRRLRQKAQALSGQAQRAELYREEVEALRERTGRLLRLQEELRRCREQLQALQACKSQLEEERVLSRALEASKALLEEQLEVAQGRCARLHETQRENLLLRTRLGEAHAELDSLRHQVDQLAEENVELELQLQRSLEPPLGSPGEAPPPGAAPSLHDEVREAEAGRLRTLERENQELRGLLRVLEGQPGGQHPLLEEQSEDALLPEPDVAPQACLASDRGPQDLAGQVRDEGTQALDLAPPVSDSVHETLPVCPQAPDSVPQVIERPLHVAAEASQNTDLTLQGSGPAVAAQESPEKAGPGALLQTPTSVVPPQAPGTEIQAELLGRETGESGPEVRVSRQGGPGSKPGPSELSLCAQLEERKTPDQGLDPPKGQMEARAHNQKLEGRAGDPAQQNLQQKSEGASEAQPQEEPILEEVLAGGVPEQEALRVEVAQLRREAEALRAELEAQAWRLEARGSEAARLSEELAQARKAEAESHREVEAQALEKARLRDAVEAAGRELEAASREREALAEALAASGRERRQWEREGPRLRARAEAAEERLQVLESEGCQRLQEAGREREALKEELEKAVLRGQELGARLEQLQGELGQATLERQAFLREQEIQQQRYQGLEQRLEAELQAAATSKEEALRELKARAQQLEQELVRLRQGPAGLGTERHDEHMIPGAQSGRLIEMERSNATLVAEKVALQGQLQHLEGQLGSLQSRAQELLLQSQRAQEHSSRLQAEKSILEMQGQELHRKLGVLEEEVRVARQAHEETRGQQQALLRDHEALTQLQRRQEAELEGLLVRHRDLKANMRTLELAHRELQGRHEQLQAQRASVEAQEVALLAERERLMQDGHRQRGLEEELRRLQSEHERAQMLLAEVSRERGELQGERGELRGRLARLELERAQLEVQSQRLRESNQQLDLSACRLTTQCELLTELRSAQEEENRQLLAEVQALSRENRELLERSLESRDHLHREQREYLDQLNALRREKQKLVEKIMDQYRVLEPGPLPRTKVPVTGTHAQSPELSLPAG from the exons ATGGATGGGGGCGAGGGGCCCAGACTCAGAGACTTCCTGAGTGGGAGCCTGGCCACCTGG GCACTGGGACTGGCCGGCCTGGTGGGAGAGGCGGAGGTGccggagagggaagaggaggaggaaggagaggggcccCTTTGCCCAGAGAAGAGGTTCCTGCATCTCATCGATGGGGCCCTGCTGCTCCGGGTGCTGGGCATCGT AATTCCCACATCCCGAGGGGGTCCTCAGATGCTCAGGGGCCACGATGGCCCCGCAGCCCAGCGAATACATAACCTGAACCACCTGTGGGGCCGTCTGAGGGATTTCTACCAG gaggAACTGCAGCTGCTGATCCTGTCGCCACCCCCAGACCTCCAGACGTTGGGGTTTGACCCCTTCTCAG AGGAGGCAGTAGAGGAATTGGAAGGCATCCTTCGGCTCTTGCTGGGGGCGTCAGTGcag TGCGAACACCGGGAACTCTTCATCCGACACATACAGGGCCTCAGCCTCGAGGTCCAGAGCGAGTTGGCTGCTGCCATCCAGGAG GTGACCCAGCCCGGGGCAGGCGTGGTGCTGGCACTAGCTGTGCGAGAGCCCGGGGAGCTGGAGCCCCAGGAGCTGGAGATGCTGCTCCGGAGCCTGATGGGGACTTTGTTAAGGCTGGCGCGGGAGCGCGACATGGGGGCCCAG CGCTTGGCTGAAATGCTGCTGGAGCGACAGGCGGCCCCTTTGCTGCCCGAGGCGCCTGCTAGGACTCCTCTAGAGGCCCCCTCACACCACCTGGCCCTGCAGCTGGCCAACACCAAGGCCCAGCTGCGGCGCCTGCAGCAGGAGCT GGAAGAGAAGGCCGAGCTGCTGCTAGACTCCCAGGCAGAGGTGCAGGGCTTGGAGGCCGAAATCCGAAGGCTCCGCCAGAAG GCCCAGGCGCTGTCGGGACAGGCCCAGCGGGCCGAGCTGTACCGCGAGGAGGTCGAGGCGCTGCGGGAGCGGACCGGCCGCCTGCTCCGCCTGCAGGAGGAGCTGCGACGCTGCCGCGAGCAGCTGCAGGCGCTCCAGGCCTGCAAAAGCCAGCTGGAG GAGGAACGGGTGCTCTCCAGAGCTCTAGAAGCCTCCAAGGCTCTCCTGGAGGAGCAGCTGGAGGTGGCTCAAGGGCGCTGTGCCCGGCTGCACGAGACCCAGCGCGAGAATCTGTTGCTTCGGACCCGTTTGGGCGAGGCCCACGCG GAGTTGGACTCCCTGCGGCATCAGGTGGACCAGCTGGCAGAGGAGAACGTGGAGCTGGAGCTGCAGCTGcagcggagcctggagcctcccctGGGCTCTCCTGGGGAGG CACCCCCACCCGGAGCAGCCCCTTCACTTCATGACgaagtgagagaggcagaggccgGACGGCTGCGGACCCTGGAGAGGGAGAATCAGGAGCTTCGGGGCCTGCTTCGGGTGCTAGAGGGGCAGCCTGGTGGCCAG CACCCCCTgctggaggagcagagtgaggatGCCTTGCTTCCAGAGCCGGATGTGGCTCCCCAGGCCTGCCTGGCCTCAGACCGTGGCCCCCAGGATTTGGCTGGCCAGGTCCGGGACGAAGGCACCCAGGCCTTGGACCTGGCTCCACCCGTATCAGACTCGGTCCATGAGACATTACCTGTGTGTCCCCAGGCACCGGACTCAGTCCCACAGGTGATAGAGAGGCCTCTCCATGTGGCTGCCGAGGCCTCTCAGAACACAGACTTGACCCTCCAGGGATCGGGGCCTGCCGTAGCAGCCCAGGAGTCCCCGGAGAAGGCTGGCCCTGGAGCCCTCCTCCAGACTCCCACCTCTGTGGTCCCACCTCAAGCTCCAGGGACAGAAATTCAGGCTGAGCTGTTGGGAAGAGAGACTGGAGAGTCAGGGCCTGAAGTCCGGGTGTCGAGACAGGGGGGCCCTGGGAGCAAGCCTGGACCCTCCGAGCTCAGCCTCTGTGCGCAACTGGAGGAGCGGAAGACCCCAGATCAAGGGCTGGACCCACCCAAGGGGCAGATGGAGGCCAGGGCGCACAATCAGAagctggagggcagggctggggacccAGCCCAGCAGAATCTGCAGCAGAAGTCGGAAGGGGCTTCAGAGGCCCAGCCCCAGGAGGAGCCTATCCTAGAGGAGGTCCTGGCTGGTGGGGTTCCAGAGCAGGAGGCCCTGAGGGTGGAGGTGGCGCAGCTGAGGAGAGAGGCCGAGGCCCTCCGAGCAGAGCTAGAGGCCCaggcctggaggctggaggcccgAGGCTCGGAAGCTGCCCGTCTCTCCGAGGAGCTGGCTCAGGCTCGGAAGGCAGAGGCCGAGTCCCATCGGGAGGTGGAGGCCCAGGCCCTGGAGAAGGCACGGCTGCGGGACGCAGTGGAGGCAGCTGGTCGCGAGCTGGAGGCTGCATCGCGGGAGCGGGAGGCGCTGGCCGAGGCCCTGGCGGCGTCCGGTCGAGAGCGGAGGCAGTGGGAGCGCGAGGGGCCCAGACTGCGGGCCCGGGCCGAGGCGGCTGAGGAGCGGCTGCAGGTGCTGGAGAGCGAGGGCTGTCAGCGGCTGCAGGAGGccggcagggagagggaggccctCAAGGAG GAGCTAGAGAAGGCCGTGCTGCgtggccaggagctgggggctCGGCTGGAACAGCTGCAGGGCGAGCTCGGACAGGCGACTCTGGAGCGCCAGGCATTTCTGCGGGAACAGGAGATCCagcagcagag GTACCAAGGCCTGGAGCAGCGGCTAGAGGCTGAGCTGCAGGCAGCGGCCACCAGCAAGGAGGAGGCCCTGAGGGAGCTCAAGGCGAGAGCCCAGCAGCTGGAGCAGGAGCTGGTCCGG CTGCGCCAGGGTCCAGCGGGGTTGGGGACTGAGCGGCACGATGAGCACATGATCCCGGGGGCCCAGAGTGGGCGGCTCATCGAGATGGAGCGGAGC AATGCAACCCTGGTGGCCGAGAAGGTGGCTCTGCAGGGACAGCTCCAGCAcctggaggggcagctgggcagcCTGCAGAGCCGGGCCCAGGAGCTCCTGCTGCAGAGTCAGCGGGCGCAGGAGCACAGCAGCCGCCTGCAG gCTGAGAAGTCTATACTGGAGATGCAGGGCCAGGAGCTGCACAGGAAGCTGGGggtgctggaggaggaggtgcgGGTGGCGCGGCAGGCCCATGAGGAGACGCGGGGGCAGCAGCAGGCTCTGCTTCGGGACCACGAGGCCCTGACACAGCTGCAGCGGCGGCAGGAGGCTGAGCTAGAGGGACTGCTGGTCCGGCACCGCGACCTCAAGGCCAACATGCGCACACTGGAGCTGGCCCACCGGGAGCTGCAGGGCCG GCACGAGCAGCTGCAGGCACAGAGGGCCAGCGTGGAGGCGCAGGAGGTGGCCCTGCTGGCAGAGCGAGAACGCCTGATGCAGGACGGGCACCGGCAGCGGGGCCTGGAGGAGGAGCTGCGGAGGCTGCAGAGTGAGCACGAGAG GGCTCAGATGCTGCTGGCAGAGGTGTCCCGGGAGCGAGGCGAGCTGCAGGGGGAACGCGGGGAGCTGCGGGGCCGCCTGGCGCGGCTGGAGCTGGAGCGCGCGCAGCTGGAGGTGCAGAGCCAGCGGCTGCGGGAGTCCAACCAGCAGCTGGACCTGAGTGCCTGCCGGCTGACCACGCAGTGCgag ctgTTGACCGAGCTCCGGAGCGCCCAGGAGGAGGAGAACCGGCAGCTGCTGGCAGAGGTGCAGGCGCTGAGCCGGGAGAACCGGGAGCTCCTGGAGCGCAGCCTGGAGAGCCGGGACCATCTGCACCGAGAGCAGCGGGAGTACCT GGACCAGCTCAACGCCTTGCGCCGGGAGAAACAGAAGCTGGTGGAGAAGATCATGGACCAGTACCGAGTGCTGGAGCCTGGGCCCCTGCCCCGGACCAA GGTCCCTGTCACCGGCACCCATGCGCAGAGCCCAGAGCTCTCTCTGCCTGCGGGATGA